One genomic region from Streptomyces sp. NBC_01304 encodes:
- a CDS encoding cold-shock protein, with amino-acid sequence MAQGTVKWFNAEKGYGFIAVDGGADVFVHYSAIQMDGYRTLEEGQRVEFEISQGQKGPQADMVRVAA; translated from the coding sequence ATGGCTCAGGGCACCGTCAAGTGGTTCAACGCGGAGAAGGGGTACGGCTTCATCGCGGTCGACGGTGGTGCGGATGTATTCGTCCACTACAGCGCGATCCAGATGGACGGATACCGCACCCTTGAAGAGGGTCAGCGAGTTGAATTCGAGATCTCGCAGGGCCAGAAGGGGCCGCAGGCGGACATGGTCCGCGTAGCAGCCTAG
- the groL gene encoding chaperonin GroEL (60 kDa chaperone family; promotes refolding of misfolded polypeptides especially under stressful conditions; forms two stacked rings of heptamers to form a barrel-shaped 14mer; ends can be capped by GroES; misfolded proteins enter the barrel where they are refolded when GroES binds): protein MAKIIAFDEEARRGLERGMNQLADAVKVTLGPKGRNVVLEKKWGAPTITNDGVSIAKEIELEDPYEKIGAELVKEVAKKTDDVAGDGTTTATVLAQALVREGLRNVAAGANPMALKRGIEKAVEAVSGALLEQAKDVETKEQIASTASISAADTQIGELIAEAMDKVGKEGVITVEEAQTFGLELELTEGMRFDKGYISAYFATDMERMEAVLDDPYILIANSKIGSVKDLIPLLEKVMQSGKPLLIIAEDIEGEALSTLVVNKIKGTFKSVAVKAPGFGDRRKAMLNDIAILTGGEVISEEVGLKLENATVDLLGRARKVVITKDETTIVDGAGDSDQVNGRVNQIRAEIEQSDSDYDREKLQERLAKLAGGVAVIKAGAATEVELKERKHRIEDAVRNAKAAVEEGIVAGGGVALLQASSVFEKLELTGDEATGANAVRLALEAPLKQIAVNGGLEGGVIVEKVRNLPVGHGLNAATGEYVDMIAEGIIDPAKVTRSALQNAASIAALFLTTEAVIADKPEKAAAGGAPGGMPGGDMDF from the coding sequence ATGGCCAAGATCATCGCGTTCGACGAGGAGGCACGGCGCGGTCTCGAGCGCGGGATGAACCAGCTCGCCGACGCCGTCAAGGTCACCCTTGGCCCCAAGGGCCGCAACGTCGTCCTCGAGAAGAAGTGGGGCGCCCCCACGATCACCAACGATGGTGTTTCCATCGCCAAGGAGATCGAGCTCGAGGACCCGTACGAGAAGATCGGCGCCGAGCTGGTCAAGGAAGTCGCCAAGAAGACGGACGACGTCGCCGGCGACGGTACGACCACCGCCACCGTTCTCGCCCAGGCGCTCGTCCGCGAGGGCCTGCGCAACGTGGCCGCCGGTGCCAACCCGATGGCCCTCAAGCGCGGCATCGAGAAGGCCGTCGAGGCCGTCTCGGGCGCCCTGCTCGAGCAGGCCAAGGACGTGGAGACCAAGGAGCAGATCGCTTCGACGGCCTCCATCTCCGCCGCCGACACCCAGATCGGCGAGCTCATCGCCGAGGCGATGGACAAGGTCGGCAAGGAAGGCGTCATCACGGTCGAGGAGGCCCAGACCTTCGGTCTGGAGCTGGAGCTCACCGAGGGCATGCGCTTCGACAAGGGCTACATCTCGGCGTACTTCGCCACCGACATGGAGCGTATGGAGGCCGTCCTCGACGACCCGTACATCCTGATCGCCAACTCGAAGATCGGCTCCGTCAAGGACCTGATCCCGCTCCTCGAGAAGGTCATGCAGTCGGGTAAGCCGCTGCTGATCATCGCCGAGGACATCGAGGGCGAGGCGCTCTCCACCCTGGTCGTCAACAAGATCAAGGGCACCTTCAAGTCCGTCGCCGTCAAGGCTCCGGGCTTCGGCGACCGCCGCAAGGCGATGCTGAACGACATCGCGATCCTCACGGGTGGCGAGGTCATCTCCGAGGAGGTCGGTCTCAAGCTCGAGAACGCGACCGTCGACCTTCTGGGCCGTGCCCGCAAGGTCGTCATCACCAAGGACGAGACCACCATCGTCGACGGTGCCGGTGACAGCGACCAGGTCAACGGCCGGGTCAACCAGATCCGCGCCGAGATCGAGCAGTCCGACTCGGACTACGACCGCGAGAAGCTCCAGGAGCGCCTCGCGAAGCTCGCCGGCGGCGTGGCGGTCATCAAGGCCGGTGCCGCGACCGAGGTCGAGCTCAAGGAGCGCAAGCACCGCATCGAGGACGCCGTTCGCAACGCGAAGGCGGCCGTCGAAGAGGGCATCGTCGCCGGTGGTGGCGTGGCCCTGCTGCAGGCCTCCTCGGTCTTCGAGAAGCTCGAGCTCACGGGTGACGAGGCGACCGGCGCCAACGCCGTGCGTCTCGCCCTTGAGGCCCCGCTCAAGCAGATCGCCGTCAACGGTGGTCTCGAGGGTGGCGTCATCGTCGAGAAGGTGCGCAACCTGCCCGTCGGTCACGGCCTGAACGCCGCGACCGGTGAGTACGTCGACATGATCGCCGAGGGCATCATCGACCCGGCGAAGGTCACGCGTTCCGCTCTGCAGAACGCCGCGTCCATCGCTGCGCTCTTCCTCACCACCGAGGCCGTCATCGCCGACAAGCCGGAGAAGGCCGCTGCCGGCGGTGCTCCGGGTGGCATGCCGGGCGGTGACATGGACTTCTGA
- a CDS encoding DUF4031 domain-containing protein translates to MTVYIDPATWPGHGRLWSHLISDVSYDELHAFAERVGCPRRAFERDHYDVPSHRYEDAVRAGAVEVSSREVVRLLTEAGLRRPKGRPAPA, encoded by the coding sequence GTGACGGTCTACATCGACCCGGCGACCTGGCCGGGGCACGGCAGGCTGTGGTCCCACTTGATCAGCGACGTGTCGTACGACGAGCTGCACGCGTTCGCCGAGCGGGTGGGGTGTCCTCGGCGGGCCTTCGAGCGCGATCACTACGACGTGCCCTCGCACCGGTATGAGGATGCGGTGCGGGCGGGGGCCGTGGAGGTGTCGAGCCGGGAAGTGGTGCGGCTCCTCACCGAGGCGGGGCTGCGGCGGCCCAAGGGACGCCCGGCGCCGGCCTAG
- the murQ gene encoding N-acetylmuramic acid 6-phosphate etherase, whose translation MTSTTPDNYGALRAQLATLTTEAFRPELAEIDRLSTLEIARTMNGEDASVPTAVAEQLPAISAAIDATAERMARGGRLIYAGAGTAGRLGVLDASECPPTFNTDPSEVVGLIAGGPTAMVTAVEGAEDSKELAAADLDSLSLTPDDTVVGISASGRTPYAIGAVEHARAGGALTIGLSCNADSALAAAAEHGIEVVVGPELLTGSTRLKAGTAQKLVLNMLSTITMIRLGKTYGNLMVDVRASNEKLQARSRRIVALATGASDEEIEAALAATDGEVKNAILTILGQVDGPTAAQLLAESKGHLRAALASTDN comes from the coding sequence ATGACCTCCACCACCCCTGACAACTACGGTGCGCTGCGCGCCCAGTTGGCCACCCTCACCACCGAGGCGTTCCGCCCTGAGCTCGCCGAGATCGACCGCCTCTCCACGCTGGAGATCGCCCGCACGATGAACGGCGAGGACGCCTCCGTCCCGACCGCGGTCGCCGAGCAGCTGCCCGCCATCTCCGCCGCGATCGACGCCACCGCCGAGCGGATGGCCCGCGGCGGCCGCCTGATCTACGCGGGCGCGGGCACGGCGGGCCGGCTCGGCGTGCTCGACGCGAGCGAGTGCCCGCCGACCTTCAACACGGACCCGTCCGAGGTGGTCGGCCTGATCGCGGGCGGGCCCACGGCGATGGTCACGGCGGTCGAGGGCGCCGAGGACTCCAAGGAGCTCGCGGCGGCCGACCTGGACTCCCTTTCCCTCACCCCCGACGACACGGTGGTGGGCATCTCCGCCTCCGGCCGCACCCCGTACGCGATCGGCGCGGTCGAGCATGCGCGGGCGGGCGGGGCGCTGACGATCGGCCTGTCCTGCAACGCGGACAGCGCGCTCGCGGCGGCGGCCGAGCACGGCATCGAGGTCGTGGTCGGGCCCGAACTCCTCACCGGATCCACCCGGTTGAAGGCGGGCACGGCCCAGAAGCTGGTCCTCAACATGCTCTCGACGATCACGATGATCCGCCTCGGCAAGACGTACGGGAACCTGATGGTCGACGTACGCGCCTCCAACGAAAAGCTCCAGGCCCGCTCACGCCGCATCGTGGCGCTGGCGACGGGGGCCTCCGACGAGGAGATCGAGGCGGCCCTCGCGGCGACGGACGGCGAGGTCAAGAACGCGATCCTCACGATCCTGGGCCAGGTGGACGGCCCCACGGCGGCCCAACTCCTCGCCGAGTCCAAGGGCCACCTCCGCGCGGCCTTGGCCTCTACCGACAACTAG
- a CDS encoding serine/threonine-protein kinase — translation MKPLGPADPATAGPYRLLAELGQGGMGRVLLGAAPDGRLVAVKQVHARFAADDGFRARFRREVAASRQVSGAYTAAVLDADTEAQLPWLASAFVGGPSLGSAVEDAGVLPEAAVRRLAAGLATALVEIHRAGIVHRDLKPENVLLAADGVRVIDFGIARVAEGAEATALTHTGWMVGSPSFMSPEQAEGQELTPASDVFALGAVLAMAATGDSPFSGTSMAGTLYNVVHAEPDLTTLPPGLAALIGPCLAKAPADRPTPQQLLALLGPITPAERPWPPSVHGLIATQQTEIDRLLDATDRAPAPDPYSPTWVSPPAPAPAPAPGPGFGPPLPFAGTPPRGRKMKITALVLAGVLAVAGIGVGAYVLTNRGDDTDASSGPPDKYTKIPTCAEAAGQLGLPERDKNQDSSGDSTKAASTGCTWMGTQDLGNGYVLENAYTLAHVRWTLERTVGDDKNATGLQREEFAEDAADGTRDSGLGIGDEAYWEGSNPAPDEHCELRVRDGNMIVWVRLGGDEHPESTCKADAAEIARAALAAIPD, via the coding sequence ATGAAGCCACTGGGCCCGGCCGACCCGGCCACGGCCGGACCGTACCGGCTGCTCGCCGAGCTCGGCCAGGGCGGCATGGGCCGGGTGCTGCTCGGCGCCGCACCGGACGGCCGCCTCGTCGCGGTCAAGCAGGTGCACGCCCGGTTCGCCGCCGACGACGGGTTCCGCGCCCGCTTCCGCCGCGAGGTCGCCGCATCGCGCCAGGTGTCCGGCGCCTACACGGCGGCGGTCCTGGATGCCGACACCGAGGCCCAACTGCCTTGGCTGGCCTCGGCGTTCGTGGGCGGCCCGTCACTGGGCTCGGCGGTGGAGGACGCCGGGGTGCTGCCCGAGGCGGCGGTGCGCCGGCTCGCCGCGGGTCTGGCCACGGCACTGGTCGAGATCCACCGCGCCGGCATCGTCCACCGCGACCTCAAGCCGGAGAACGTGCTGCTCGCCGCGGACGGCGTACGCGTCATCGACTTCGGCATCGCCCGGGTCGCCGAGGGCGCGGAGGCCACCGCCCTCACCCACACCGGCTGGATGGTCGGCTCACCCTCCTTCATGTCGCCGGAGCAGGCGGAGGGCCAGGAACTCACCCCGGCGAGCGATGTGTTCGCGCTCGGCGCGGTCCTCGCGATGGCGGCCACCGGCGACAGCCCGTTCTCGGGCACCTCGATGGCGGGGACCCTCTACAACGTCGTCCACGCCGAGCCCGACCTGACGACGCTGCCGCCGGGGCTTGCCGCCCTCATCGGACCGTGCCTGGCCAAGGCCCCCGCCGACCGGCCGACCCCGCAGCAACTCCTCGCGCTCCTCGGCCCGATCACACCCGCCGAACGGCCCTGGCCGCCCTCGGTACACGGCCTGATCGCCACCCAGCAGACCGAGATCGACCGGCTGCTCGACGCCACGGACCGCGCCCCCGCCCCGGACCCGTACTCCCCCACCTGGGTCTCTCCCCCTGCTCCTGCTCCTGCTCCTGCTCCTGGCCCAGGCTTCGGGCCACCGCTGCCTTTCGCGGGTACGCCCCCACGCGGACGCAAAATGAAGATCACGGCCCTCGTGCTCGCGGGCGTGCTCGCCGTCGCGGGCATCGGCGTCGGCGCGTACGTACTGACGAATCGCGGCGACGACACGGACGCCTCGTCCGGGCCGCCCGACAAGTACACGAAGATCCCGACCTGCGCGGAGGCGGCCGGTCAACTGGGGCTGCCCGAGCGGGATAAGAACCAAGACTCGTCCGGAGACAGCACCAAGGCGGCGTCGACGGGCTGCACCTGGATGGGCACGCAGGATCTCGGGAACGGCTATGTCCTGGAGAACGCCTATACGCTCGCCCACGTCAGGTGGACCCTGGAGCGCACCGTCGGAGACGACAAGAACGCGACCGGCCTGCAGCGCGAGGAGTTCGCAGAGGACGCGGCCGACGGCACCCGCGACAGCGGACTCGGCATCGGCGACGAGGCGTACTGGGAAGGGAGCAACCCCGCCCCCGACGAGCACTGCGAACTGCGCGTGCGTGACGGCAACATGATCGTCTGGGTGAGACTGGGCGGCGACGAGCACCCGGAGTCGACCTGCAAGGCGGATGCCGCGGAGATTGCCCGCGCGGCCCTGGCGGCCATCCCGGACTGA
- a CDS encoding trypsin-like serine peptidase produces the protein MKIRLRPRARSLAAPAALCLFAAAATGCSSVFAPEPQTDATASEGLPMVGVLVADGDHWCTASVVDSPGRNVIATAGHCVMNVTEDGTVEDLTEQDLAFAPDFQGAGKGKHPYGLWRVKGAYLDDRWKHQADDRADYAFLTLEPDGQGRNVQDVVGGSVPDFTSGFDREVTVYGYPDAEHNPDNQQISCRTRTSQDEQQPFMLSIKCGGFWGGTSGSPWLTDFAGPGRSGRMIAVLSGGETDDESTAVLFDEATKKVYETAVKAGQDG, from the coding sequence ATGAAGATCCGACTCCGACCCCGCGCGCGCTCCCTGGCCGCGCCGGCCGCTCTGTGCCTGTTCGCGGCCGCCGCAACGGGCTGCTCCAGTGTCTTCGCGCCCGAGCCGCAGACCGATGCCACCGCCTCGGAAGGGCTGCCGATGGTGGGCGTCCTGGTGGCGGACGGCGATCACTGGTGCACGGCCAGCGTGGTCGACAGCCCGGGCCGGAACGTGATCGCCACGGCCGGGCACTGCGTCATGAACGTGACTGAGGACGGCACGGTCGAGGACCTCACCGAACAGGACCTGGCCTTCGCGCCGGACTTCCAGGGGGCGGGCAAGGGCAAGCATCCGTACGGGCTGTGGCGGGTGAAGGGCGCGTACCTCGACGACCGCTGGAAGCACCAGGCCGACGACCGCGCGGACTACGCCTTCCTCACCCTCGAACCGGACGGGCAGGGGCGCAACGTCCAGGACGTGGTGGGTGGTTCGGTGCCCGACTTCACGTCCGGGTTCGACCGCGAGGTGACGGTGTACGGCTATCCCGACGCCGAGCACAACCCCGACAACCAGCAGATCTCCTGCCGCACCCGGACCTCGCAGGACGAGCAGCAGCCGTTCATGCTGAGCATCAAGTGCGGCGGATTCTGGGGCGGCACCAGCGGCAGCCCCTGGCTGACCGACTTCGCGGGACCGGGCCGCAGCGGCCGCATGATCGCGGTACTCAGCGGCGGCGAGACGGACGACGAGTCGACGGCGGTCCTCTTCGACGAGGCGACGAAGAAGGTGTACGAAACTGCGGTCAAGGCCGGCCAGGACGGCTAG
- a CDS encoding MurR/RpiR family transcriptional regulator, translating to MSNDVKEIFSGAAPPAPAALAAKVRTLAPSMTRSMQRVAEAVAGDPAGCAALTVTGLAELTGTSEATVVRTARLLGYPGYRDLRLALAGLAAQQQSGRAPAVTADIAVDDPIADVVAKLAYDEQQTLADTAAGLDMSQLSAAVAALATARRAEIYGVAASGLVAQDLAQKLLRIGHIAHAHSDPHLAVTNAVTLKAKDVAIAITHSGSTGDVIEPLRVAFEHGATTIAITGRPDGPVSQYADHILTTSTARESELRPAAMSSRTSQLLVVDCLFVGVAQRTYESAAPALAASYEALAHRHSPRSSNR from the coding sequence GTGAGCAATGACGTGAAGGAAATTTTCAGCGGGGCGGCCCCGCCCGCCCCGGCCGCGCTCGCTGCCAAGGTGCGGACCCTCGCTCCGTCCATGACCCGCTCGATGCAGCGGGTCGCCGAGGCCGTCGCCGGTGACCCCGCGGGCTGCGCGGCCCTGACCGTCACCGGGCTCGCCGAGCTCACCGGCACCAGCGAGGCGACCGTGGTCCGCACGGCACGCCTCCTCGGCTACCCCGGCTACCGGGACCTGCGGCTCGCGCTCGCCGGGCTCGCCGCCCAGCAGCAGTCGGGCCGGGCGCCCGCGGTGACCGCCGACATCGCCGTGGACGACCCGATCGCGGACGTCGTCGCGAAGCTCGCGTACGACGAGCAACAGACCCTCGCCGACACCGCCGCCGGCCTCGACATGAGCCAGCTCTCGGCCGCCGTCGCCGCCCTGGCCACCGCCCGCCGCGCGGAGATCTACGGCGTCGCCGCCTCCGGCCTGGTCGCCCAGGACCTGGCGCAGAAGCTGCTCCGCATCGGCCACATCGCGCACGCCCACTCCGACCCGCACCTGGCCGTGACGAACGCCGTGACCCTGAAGGCCAAGGACGTGGCCATCGCGATCACCCACTCCGGTTCGACGGGCGACGTCATCGAGCCGCTGCGGGTCGCCTTCGAGCACGGCGCGACGACGATCGCGATCACCGGCCGCCCGGACGGTCCGGTCTCGCAGTACGCCGACCACATATTGACCACTTCCACGGCCCGCGAGAGCGAACTCCGCCCGGCCGCGATGTCCTCCCGTACGTCCCAACTCCTGGTCGTGGACTGCCTGTTCGTCGGCGTCGCCCAGCGTACGTACGAGTCCGCGGCGCCCGCCCTCGCCGCGTCCTACGAGGCCCTCGCGCACCGCCACAGCCCACGCAGCAGCAACCGCTAG
- a CDS encoding PTS transporter subunit EIIC, which produces MSTENKNRDTAAAILPLVGGAANVTSIAHCMTRLRLTLRDRAKVQDEALKALPAVMGVVEDDTYQIVLGPGTVARVTPEFEQLVEEGRATAHPTSAEDLAKQGTALKAAQKAKNATPFKLFLRRIANIFVPLIPALIGCGIIAGFNGLLVNLGWLPTVTPALAAMASGFMALIAVFVGFNTAKEFGGTPILGGAVAAIIVFPGVANIEAFGQKLSPGQGGVLGALGAAVLATYVEKWCRKWVPEAVDVLVTPTLTVLISGLVTIFGLMFLAGEVSTGIGTAANWLLDNTGAFAGLVLGAFFLPLVMLGLHQALIPIHTTLIEQQGYTVLLPVLAMAGAGQVGCAIAVYLRLKRNTSIRTTIKSALPAGFLGVGEPLIYGVSLPLGRPFITACAGGAAGGAFIGMFSMLGDKVGSTAIGPSGWALFPLLDGNHGLGTTIAIYAGGLLVGYTVGFVATYFFGFSKQMLAELNVAEPSAVAAAPAEEKAPATV; this is translated from the coding sequence ATGAGCACCGAGAACAAGAACCGCGACACCGCAGCCGCGATCCTCCCCCTCGTGGGCGGCGCAGCCAACGTCACCTCCATCGCCCACTGCATGACCAGGCTCCGCCTGACCCTGCGCGACCGCGCAAAGGTCCAGGACGAGGCCCTGAAGGCCCTCCCCGCCGTGATGGGCGTCGTCGAGGACGACACGTACCAGATCGTCCTGGGCCCGGGCACGGTAGCCCGAGTGACCCCGGAGTTCGAGCAGTTGGTCGAGGAGGGGAGGGCGACGGCCCACCCGACCTCCGCCGAAGACCTCGCGAAACAGGGCACAGCCCTGAAGGCGGCCCAGAAGGCCAAGAACGCCACCCCCTTCAAGCTCTTCCTGCGCCGCATCGCCAACATCTTCGTCCCCCTGATCCCCGCCCTGATCGGCTGCGGCATCATCGCCGGCTTCAACGGCCTCCTGGTCAACCTGGGTTGGCTCCCGACCGTGACCCCGGCCCTCGCCGCCATGGCCTCCGGCTTCATGGCCCTGATCGCGGTCTTCGTCGGCTTCAACACGGCGAAGGAATTCGGCGGCACCCCCATCCTCGGCGGAGCCGTCGCCGCGATCATCGTCTTCCCCGGCGTCGCGAACATCGAGGCCTTCGGCCAGAAGCTCTCCCCCGGCCAGGGCGGCGTCCTCGGCGCGCTCGGCGCCGCGGTCCTGGCGACGTACGTCGAGAAGTGGTGCAGGAAGTGGGTCCCGGAGGCGGTGGACGTCCTCGTCACGCCCACCCTCACGGTCCTGATCTCCGGCCTGGTCACGATCTTCGGCCTGATGTTCCTGGCGGGCGAGGTCTCCACGGGCATCGGCACGGCGGCCAACTGGCTCCTCGACAACACCGGCGCCTTCGCGGGCCTCGTCCTCGGCGCCTTCTTCCTGCCCCTGGTCATGCTGGGCCTGCACCAGGCCCTGATCCCCATCCACACCACGCTCATCGAGCAGCAGGGCTACACCGTCCTGCTGCCGGTCCTGGCGATGGCGGGCGCGGGCCAGGTCGGCTGCGCGATCGCGGTCTACCTCCGGCTGAAGCGGAACACCTCGATCCGTACGACCATCAAGTCGGCTCTCCCCGCAGGCTTCCTGGGCGTCGGCGAGCCCCTCATCTACGGCGTCTCGCTGCCCCTCGGCCGCCCCTTCATCACGGCGTGCGCGGGCGGCGCGGCGGGCGGCGCGTTCATCGGGATGTTCTCGATGCTGGGCGACAAGGTCGGCTCGACGGCCATCGGCCCGTCCGGCTGGGCCCTGTTCCCCCTCCTGGACGGCAACCACGGCCTGGGCACGACGATCGCGATCTACGCGGGCGGCCTGCTGGTCGGCTACACGGTGGGCTTCGTGGCGACGTACTTCTTCGGCTTCAGCAAGCAGATGCTGGCGGAGCTGAACGTGGCGGAGCCGTCTGCGGTCGCGGCGGCGCCGGCCGAGGAAAAGGCACCGGCGACGGTGTAA
- a CDS encoding serine/threonine-protein kinase, with protein MAELGQGGMGRVLLGIAPDGRLVAVKQVHAELAGDDGFRTRFRREVMASRQVSGAYTAPVVDADPDAATPWFAAQFVAGPSLSQALDAVGALPLESSRLLAAGLAQALVDVHRAGLVHRDLKPSNVLLAEDGVRVIDFGIARAAEGQTKLTHTGVMVGSPPFMAPEQVDGRQLTAAADVFSLGSTLVMACTGRPPFAGTSVPGILYNVAHSEPDLSAVPPGMLTLIEPCLAKDPAQRPSPQDLLSMIGPVRPAARPWPEAVHQLALAQRTEIDRYVTGAGGSTTFTGAAPPHAAPPHAASPHAPATVASPADAAPFSPTAPSATPFGPASPHHAPTMTAAAQASHLPAAPPHPAYQGYQGHQGYPSPPAPPPAPGSRRKRLAWIAGGSVAALATVIALLATFLPPELNPFHTEVVPTPGNKPLSEVADKFTDRPASCKEIAGEVKVPAEFALLPNQPGTEVSDQEDYDDKAPYQEGRCIWQSRSGDKIDLTWDRFRTAKGKTGAERSKKHHEGLYITGTTHREDVGAGQEAFWHGDPNPSNCVLYVRDVNFNVFLAVEGSAYPNGDKCEALAVDVAKGTFKAAA; from the coding sequence GTGGCCGAGCTCGGACAGGGCGGTATGGGCCGGGTGCTCCTGGGCATCGCCCCCGACGGCCGCCTCGTCGCGGTCAAGCAGGTGCACGCCGAACTGGCCGGGGACGACGGCTTCCGGACCCGGTTCCGGCGCGAGGTAATGGCCTCCCGGCAGGTGTCCGGCGCCTACACCGCACCCGTGGTCGACGCCGACCCGGACGCGGCGACGCCGTGGTTCGCCGCGCAGTTCGTGGCGGGGCCCTCGCTGAGCCAGGCCCTGGACGCCGTGGGCGCGCTGCCGCTGGAGTCGAGCCGGCTGCTCGCGGCCGGGCTCGCGCAGGCGCTGGTCGACGTGCACCGGGCCGGACTCGTCCACCGGGACCTCAAGCCGTCCAACGTGCTGCTCGCCGAGGACGGCGTACGCGTCATCGACTTCGGCATCGCGCGGGCGGCGGAGGGGCAGACGAAGCTCACGCACACCGGCGTCATGGTGGGCTCGCCCCCGTTCATGGCCCCGGAGCAGGTGGACGGACGCCAACTGACCGCTGCCGCCGATGTGTTCTCGCTGGGCTCGACCCTCGTCATGGCCTGCACCGGAAGGCCGCCGTTCGCGGGCACCTCGGTGCCGGGCATCCTCTACAACGTCGCACACTCCGAGCCCGACCTGAGCGCGGTGCCGCCCGGCATGCTGACGCTGATCGAGCCGTGCCTGGCCAAGGATCCGGCGCAGCGTCCGTCCCCGCAGGACCTGCTCTCGATGATCGGGCCGGTGCGGCCCGCGGCGCGGCCGTGGCCGGAGGCGGTGCACCAACTCGCGCTCGCACAGCGGACCGAGATCGATCGGTACGTCACCGGGGCGGGCGGCAGCACGACGTTCACCGGCGCCGCGCCCCCTCATGCCGCACCTCCTCATGCCGCATCTCCTCATGCCCCAGCCACCGTTGCCTCGCCCGCCGATGCCGCCCCGTTCAGCCCCACAGCGCCCAGCGCCACCCCCTTCGGCCCCGCTTCCCCCCACCACGCCCCCACCATGACGGCGGCCGCCCAGGCCTCGCACCTGCCCGCCGCTCCCCCGCACCCGGCGTATCAGGGGTATCAAGGGCATCAGGGGTATCCGTCGCCACCCGCGCCCCCGCCCGCCCCCGGCTCACGGCGCAAGCGCCTCGCATGGATCGCCGGAGGATCCGTCGCCGCGCTGGCCACCGTCATCGCGCTGCTCGCGACGTTCCTGCCGCCGGAGTTGAACCCGTTCCACACGGAGGTCGTCCCGACGCCGGGCAACAAGCCGCTTTCCGAAGTCGCCGACAAGTTCACCGACCGCCCCGCGTCTTGCAAGGAGATCGCGGGTGAGGTGAAGGTGCCGGCCGAGTTCGCGCTCTTGCCCAACCAACCCGGCACCGAAGTCTCGGACCAGGAGGACTACGACGACAAGGCCCCTTACCAGGAGGGCCGCTGCATCTGGCAGAGCCGCTCCGGCGACAAGATCGACCTCACGTGGGACCGGTTCCGGACGGCGAAGGGCAAGACCGGCGCGGAGCGGTCGAAGAAGCACCACGAGGGCCTCTACATCACCGGCACCACCCACCGCGAGGACGTCGGGGCCGGCCAGGAGGCGTTCTGGCACGGCGACCCGAATCCCAGCAACTGTGTGCTGTACGTACGGGACGTCAACTTCAACGTGTTCCTCGCCGTGGAGGGCTCCGCCTACCCCAACGGCGACAAGTGCGAGGCCCTCGCCGTAGACGTCGCCAAGGGCACCTTCAAGGCGGCGGCGTGA